The genomic DNA AGCTTTGCGGTTGCGCCAGCGCGGCGGCAAACGCGTATTGCATCGGCGTATCGGCCGAAAACATCATGAACTGGTGCACCTTGCGAATTTCGTCCATCAGCGCAGCGGGCGCGACGCAGTAGCCGACGCGCCAGCCCGTCACGTGATACGACTTGCCGAACGACGACACGATGACGCTGCGTTCCGCGAGCTCCTGATCGCGCGCCATGCTCAGATGCTTCGCGCCGTCGAATATGACGTGTTCGTAGACTTCGTCGGACAGGATCACGATGTCCGTATTGCGCGTGACGGCCTTCAGGCGCTCCATGTCGTGGTCCTTGAACACCGTAGCCGTCGGATTGTGCGGTGTATTGACGATGATCATCCGCGTCTTCGGCGTGATGGCCGCGGACACCTCATCCCAGTTCACGCGAAAATCGGGCAGCGACAGCTTGATCGGCACCGGCGTCGCGCCTTGCAGGCGGACGATCGGCGCGTAGCTGTCGAACGACGGCTCGAAGTAGATCACTTCGTCGCCGGCATGCACGAGCGCGCTGATCGTCGAATAGAGGCCTTCGCTCGCGCTGGCGATCACGGTGACTTCCG from Paraburkholderia edwinii includes the following:
- a CDS encoding pyridoxal phosphate-dependent aminotransferase is translated as MQSALQTRSKLPDVGTTIFTVIARLAAEHDALNLSQGAPNFMPDATLIEDVAQAMRDGHNQYAPMTGIATLREALAQKVETLYGVRYDTSSEVTVIASASEGLYSTISALVHAGDEVIYFEPSFDSYAPIVRLQGATPVPIKLSLPDFRVNWDEVSAAITPKTRMIIVNTPHNPTATVFKDHDMERLKAVTRNTDIVILSDEVYEHVIFDGAKHLSMARDQELAERSVIVSSFGKSYHVTGWRVGYCVAPAALMDEIRKVHQFMMFSADTPMQYAFAAALAQPQSYLGLAAFYQQKRDLLANALRDSRFELLPSEGSFFMLARFRDFSDESDSDFVLRLIRDAKVATIPLSAFYTDGTDSGLIRLSFSKDDATLLEGARRLCSI